One genomic segment of Colias croceus chromosome 16, ilColCroc2.1 includes these proteins:
- the LOC123698768 gene encoding uncharacterized protein LOC123698768 — MSSEYPNVTECQPQVTAVVNLSKQILDNKTIEVLNRGLNFAPAPQKIPCEEIISHVEDTLFKNNILKEDAEAIRQDISCVLRTCKPPKPNISRSESIALKHLRKNEDIIVLRADKGNATVIMDTSDYNNKMSEILSDENTYKKVDKDPTNKVMKQTTDLINKHKTTLNLDTKYLIPSCVKPPKMYGLPKIHKTNTPLRPIVSQIDTPTQKLSQHMSRVLAPLRGNTSAYVKDSYHFVEILKDLNIANNETMVSFDVQSLFTNLPVTDCINIVKKRLGEHNMPLEYAEILQHCLTSGYLLWNGEFYMQVDGVAMGSPVSPVVADIFMEDFEERALATAPVKPRLYKRYVDDTFTILPTEHIPAFLEHLNSIHKNIQFTMELETNNRLAFLDILIMRGRDGMLNHTVYRKVTHTDRYLNGESHHHPCQLASVGKSLFQRARHLCDAAHLSGELQHVKRVLRNNKLQAPPQHHRSRTKPHTVERQPAYLPYVKGVTDRIGRILRRASIKTIYKPHKKINQFLRPIKSNIPLQDAGVYKLNCDCGLSYIGQTKRSIANRLKEHIADIKHRRHKKSAVCEHTLDNNHFIRFDQPQILARENKFFPRLVREAIEIKKHPNFNREDGLKLSNTWDPVIKNLKSHVKRTKRLEDTISQYCQHPEKYSRYQLRRNRWR; from the coding sequence ATGTCATCTGAGTATCCAAACGTCACTGAATGTCAACCTCAAGTGACAGCAGTTGTCAATCTGTCAAAACAAATTCTTGATAACAAAACTATTGAGGTACTGAATAGAGGTTTAAACTTTGCTCCTGCGCCGCAAAAAATACCTTGCGAAGAAATAATAAGTCATGTGGAGGatactttattcaaaaacaacATTCTTAAAGAAGACGCGGAGGCGATTCGGCAAGACATATCTTGTGTACTACGCACTTGCAAACCGCCGAAACCTAACATCTCTCGCTCTGAGTCTATCGCTTTAAAACACCTGCGAAAGAATGAAGATATAATAGTACTCCGAGCTGACAAAGGAAACGCAACGGTTATAATGGATACGTCAGATTACAACAACAAAATGTCGGAAATACTGTCGGACGAAAACACCTACAAAAAAGTCGACAAGGACCCAACAAATAAGGTAATGAAACAAACAACTGaccttataaataaacacaaaacgaCATTAAATCTTGACACTAAGTATCTTATTCCATCTTGCGTGAAACCTCCTAAGATGTATGGCTTACctaaaatacacaaaactaATACTCCATTAAGACCTATTGTGAGTCAAATTGATACACCCACTCAAAAACTATCACAACACATGTCTAGGGTGCTCGCTCCCCTCAGAGGTAACACCAGTGCTTATGTTAAGGACTCATACCATTTTGTTGAGATATTAAAAGACCTAAATATCGCAAACAATGAAACTATGGTTAGCTTTGATGTGCAGTCTCTTTTTACTAATCTCCCGGTGACTGATTGCATCAATATTGTTAAGAAAAGGTTAGGTGAACACAATATGCCATTAGAATATGCAGAGATCTTACAACATTGCCTAACATCTGGCTATTTATTGTGGAATGGTGAATTTTACATGCAGGTTGATGGGGTGGCCATGGGCTCTCCAGTATCACCCGTTGTcgctgatatttttatggaaGACTTCGAGGAGAGAGCCTTGGCCACAGCACCAGTCAAACCGAGACTGTATAAACGCTATGTAGATGACACCTTCACAATACTCCCTACTGAACATATACCTGCATTTTTAGAACATCTTAACTCCATACATAAAAACATCCAATTTACTATGGAGTTAGAAACTAACAACCGTCTAGCCTTTcttgacattttaataatgagGGGACGGGATGGCATGCTCAACCATACAGTGTATAGGAAAGTCACTCATACTGATAGGTACCTCAATGGTGAATCTCACCACCACCCTTGCCAACTAGCTTCTGTCGGTAAATCTTTGTTTCAGAGAGCCCGCCACCTCTGTGATGCTGCCCACCTCAGCGGGGAACTGCAGCATGTCAAGCGAGTACTACGTAACAATAAGCTGCAGGCGCCTCCACAGCATCACAGGAGTCGAACGAAGCCACACACAGTTGAAAGACAACCGGCCTACCTACCATATGTGAAGGGAGTTACTGACAGAATTGGAAGAATCCTAAGACGAGcttcaattaaaactatatataaGCCGCATAAGAAGATAAACCAATTCTTGAGaccaattaaaagtaatattccTCTACAAGATGCAGGCGTGTACAAGTTAAACTGTGACTGTGGTCTCTCATACATCGGCCAAACAAAAAGAAGCATTGCTAACCGACTGAAGGAGCACATTGCGGATATCAAGCATCGGCGTCACAAGAAGTCTGCGGTATGTGAACACACACTGGACAACAACCACTTCATAAGATTTGACCAACCACAAATCCTTGccagagaaaataaattttttccaagacTTGTGCGCGAggctattgaaattaaaaaacatccaAATTTCAATAGAGAAGATGGTTTGAAACTTTCTAACACCTGGGATCCtgttattaagaatttaaaatcccaTGTCAAACGTACCAAAAGACTAGAAGACACGATCAGCCAATACTGCCAACATCCGGAAAAATACTCCAGATACCAACTACGGAGGAATAGGTGGAGGTAg
- the LOC123698697 gene encoding uncharacterized protein LOC123698697 has translation MKQCREHNIIPVCCRIAPKKDIAGSASILNKASQKLLSKVIAGHRSDIERLNIEIRNVASNLKNFMLDTDWQLCLNILDNRAHSKFKSCTDKQKQKFEKLLAKKNNSMSSEYPNVTECQPQVTAVVNLSKQILDNKTIEVLNRGLNFAPAPQKIPCEEIISHVEDTLFKNNILKEDAEAIRQDISCVLRTCKPPKPNISRSESIALKHLRKNEDIIVLRADKGNATVIMDTSDYNNKMSEILSDENTYKKVDKDPTNKRARHLCDAAHLSGELQHVKRVLRNNKLQAPPQHHRSRTKPHTVERQPAYLPYVKGVTDRIGRILRRASIKTIYKPHKKINQFLRPIKSNIPLQDAGVYKLNCDCGLSYIGQTKRSIANRLKEHIADINHRRHKKSAVCEHTLDNNHFIRFDQPQILARENKFFPRLVREAIEIKKHPNFNREDGLKLSNTWDPVIKNLKSHVKRTKRLEDTISQYCQHPEKYSRYQLRRNRWR, from the exons ATGAAGCAATGTCGAGAACATAATATCATCCCAGTTTGTTGTCGAATAGCACCGAAAAAGGACATAGCTGGAAGCGCAAGTATTCTAAACAAGGCAAGTCAAAAATTGTTATCTAAAGTAATTGCTGGACACCGATCGGATATTGAAAGGCTCAACATTGAGATCcgaaatgtagcaagtaacttaaAGAATTTCATGTTAGATACAGATTGGCAGCTGTGCTTGAACATCTTAGACAATCGTGCACATAGTAAATTCAAATCATGCACGGATAAACAAAagcaaaaatttgaaaaattactgGCCAAGAAGAATAACTCAATGTCATCTGAGTATCCAAACGTCACTGAATGTCAACCTCAAGTGACAGCAGTTGTCAATCTGTCAAAACAAATTCTTGATAACAAAACTATTGAGGTACTGAATAGAGGTTTAAACTTTGCTCCTGCGCCGCAAAAAATACCTTGCGAAGAAATAATAAGTCATGTGGAGGatactttattcaaaaacaacATTCTTAAAGAAGACGCGGAGGCGATTCGGCAAGACATATCTTGTGTACTACGCACTTGCAAACCGCCGAAACCTAACATCTCTCGCTCTGAGTCTATCGCTTTAAAACACCTGCGAAAGAATGAAGATATAATAGTACTCCGAGCTGACAAAGGAAACGCAACGGTTATAATGGATACGTCAGATTACAACAACAAAATGTCGGAAATACTGTCGGACGAAAACACCTACAAAAAAGTCGACAAGGACCCAACAAATAAG AGAGCCCGCCACCTCTGTGATGCTGCCCACCTCAGCGGGGAACTGCAGCATGTCAAGCGAGTACTACGTAACAATAAGCTGCAGGCGCCTCCACAGCATCACAGGAGTCGAACGAAGCCACACACAGTTGAAAGACAACCGGCCTACCTACCATATGTGAAGGGAGTTACTGACAGAATTGGAAGAATCCTAAGACGAGcttcaattaaaactatatataaGCCGCATAAGAAGATAAACCAATTCTTGAGaccaattaaaagtaatattccTCTACAAGATGCAGGCGTGTACAAGTTAAACTGTGACTGTGGTCTCTCATACATCGGCCAAACAAAAAGAAGCATTGCTAACCGACTGAAGGAGCACATTGCGGATATCAATCATCGGCGTCACAAGAAGTCTGCGGTATGTGAACACACACTGGACAACAACCACTTCATAAGATTTGACCAACCACAAATCCTTGccagagaaaataaattttttccaagacTTGTGCGCGAggctattgaaattaaaaaacatccaAATTTCAATAGAGAAGATGGTTTGAAACTTTCTAACACCTGGGATCCtgttattaagaatttaaaatcccaTGTCAAACGTACCAAAAGACTAGAAGACACGATCAGCCAATACTGCCAACATCCGGAAAAATACTCCAGATACCAACTACGGAGGAATAGGTGGAGGTAg
- the LOC123698769 gene encoding pre-mRNA-splicing factor RBM22, whose protein sequence is MAMSKSTNTYNRQNWEDSEFPILCQTCLGDNPYIRMTKEKYGKECKICARPFTVFRWCPGARMRFKKTEICQTCSKLKNVCQTCLLDLEYGLPIQVRDAALKIQDDLPRNEVNKEYYIQNLDSQMAKVDSTQPSNSALKSKGASDLLLRLARTAPYYKRNRPHVCSFWVKGECRRGEECPYRHEKPTDPDDPLADQNIKDRYYGVNDPVAEKLMRRAAAMPALPPPEDRTVTTLYIGNLPENMSEEELRGHFYQYGEIRQLTLVPRAQCAFVQYTTRSAAEHAAEKTFNRLVIGGKRLTIKWGKSQGRQGLNEKNETAPALEPVPGLPGTLPPPPAYLHPFPPQMPPPNRPNDFFNLHHYGGPWGGWGAPPLPPGPPAPPPPAPLPLHYPSQDPARLGHAHANTPQT, encoded by the exons ATGGCTATGTCAAAATCTACCAACACTTACAATCGTCAGAATTGGGAAGATTCG GAGTTTCCTATTTTGTGCCAAACATGTCTTGGTGATAATCCTTACATTCGTATG ACTAAGGAAAAATATGGAAAAGAATGTAAGATATGTGCGCGCCCGTTCACTGTGTTTCGTTGGTGTCCTGGTGCACGGATGCGTTTCAAGAAAACAGAGATTTGTCAAACGTGTTCCAAACTGAAAAACGTTTGCCAAACGTGCCTTTTGGACTTAGAATATGGTTTGCCAATTCAAGTACGCGATGCTGCTTTGAAAATTCAAGACGACCTACCTCGTAATGAAGTTAacaaagaatattatattcagaACTTAGATAGTCAAATGGCGAAGGTGGATTCAACTCAGCCGAGTAACTCGGCTCTTAAATCAAAGGGTGCATCTGACTTATTGCTTCGTTTGGCAAGGACAGCACCATATTATAAGAGAAATAGGCCACATGTCTGTTCCTTCTGGGTTAAAGGAGAATGTAGACGAGGTGAAGAATGTCCGTACAGACACGAGAAACCAACAGACCCAGATGATCCATTGGCTGATCAAAACATCAAAGACag ATATTATGGTGTTAATGATCCCGTCGCCGAGAAGCTGATGCGTCGCGCCGCAGCCATGCCAGCTTTGCCTCCACCTGAGGATCGAACTGTCACCACTCTATACATCGGCAACCTGCCGGAAAACATGAGCGAGGAAGAGTTGAGAGGACATTTCTATCAGTATGGtgaaattag GCAATTAACTCTAGTACCAAGGGCACAATGTGCATTTGTACAGTACACAACAAGAAGTGCGGCAGAACATGCAGCTGAGAAGACTTTCAATAGATTAGTTATTGGCGGCAAACGGCTCACCATCAAGTGGGGCAAATCTCAAG GTCGACAAGGACTCAACGAGAAGAATGAAACTGCACCAGCATTGGAGCCAGTACCAGGACTGCCAGGCACGCTGCCGCCGCCGCCAGCCTACTTGCATCCGTTCCCACCTCAG ATGCCGCCGCCGAATCGTCCGAACGACTTCTTCAACCTCCACCACTATGGTGGGCCATGGGGCGGGTGGGGAGCTCCTCCCCTGCCCCCCGGGCCTCCCGCGCCTCCGCCCCCCGCACCTCTACCGCTGCATTACCCGAGCCAAGACCCTGCCCGGCTGGGACATGCCCATGCTAACACACCGCAGACATAG
- the LOC123698770 gene encoding WD repeat-containing protein 61-like, translating into MSITTLYYLQLKKENAHEDSIWCCGWSQIKPEKKPEEQNAENNEHSQDSNPEPEAPESYIITGGLDDIVKIWQLQDGKLEVKHQLEGHSLGVISVAVSPDGKTLASSSQDSSLILWDIASGEKLKTMETGTTDVWTLDFSPDGKNVVSGSNAGKILIFSVESGKQEQTLDTRGKFTLSVAYSPDGKYIASGALDGIVKIFDVAQGKLVHTLEGHAKPIRSLCFSPDSQLLLTASDDGHMKLYDVVHANLAGTLSGHASWVLSVAFSPDGKRFVSGSSDRTVRVWDLDTMQCQHVFKEHNDQVWGVKFNAESNKIVSVSEDKTVNIYDCPL; encoded by the exons ATGTCTATAACTACTCTA tattatcttcaattaaaaaaagaaaatgcaCACGAAGATTCCATATGGTGTTGTGGATGGAGTCAAATAAAACCTGAGAAAAAACCAGAAGAGCAAAATGCCGAAAATAACGAACACTCACA AGATTCAAACCCCGAACCTGAGGCTCCagaaagttatattataactgGAGGGCTAGATGATATAGTGAAGATCTGGCAGTTACAAGATGGCAAGCTTGAAGTCAAACATCAGCTTGAAGGGCATTCACTTGGAGTTATATCTGTTGCTGTTAGTCCTGATGGAAAAA CATTAGCTAGTAGTTCTCAAGATTCCTCGCTCATTTTGTGGGATATAGCATCAGGTGAGAAGCTAAAGACTATGGAAACAGGAACAACAGATGTGTGGACGTTAGACTTTAGTCCTGATGGCAAGAATGTTGTATCCGGCAGTAACGCGgggaaaatattgattttctCTGTTGAGAGCGGAAAACAGGAACAAACTTTAGACACAAGAGGCAAATTTACATTGAGTGTAGCTTAT aGTCCTGATGGAAAATACATAGCGAGTGGTGCATTAGAtggtattgtaaaaatatttgatgtaGCACAAGGCAAGCTAGTTCATACATTGGAAGGGCACGCTAAGCCCATCAGAAGCCTGTGTTTCTCCCCTGATTCACAACTGCTGCTGACTGCTTCCGATGATGGTCATATGAAACTTTATGATgt CGTTCATGCAAACTTAGCAGGCACATTATCTGGGCACGCCTCTTGGGTTCTGTCAGTAGCATTTTCACCAGACGGCAAGAGATTTGTATCCGGCAGTTCAGATAGAACTGTAAGAGTGTGGGACCTTGATACTATGCAGTGCCAACATGTGTTCAAAGAGCATAATGATCAG GTATGGGGTGTGAAGTTCAATGCTGAAAGTAATAAAATCGTATCTGTATCTGAAGATAAGACAGTAAACATATATGATTGTCCATTATAG